The genomic window actcttttgggaaggctttacactagatttttggaacatggctgcaGGGATTTGTCCGTTCAGGAGGAGGCCTGATATgcagtgttccaattcatcccaaagatgttcagtggggttgaggtcagggctctgtgcaggtcactcgagttcttccactctaaccttggcaaaccatgtcttcatggacttcactttgtgcacaggggcgtcgtcatgctggaacatgtttgagcttcttagctccagtgaagggaaactaatgctacagcatacaaagacatcaaAACCAGTTGTGTACTTCCAatattgtggcaacagtttggggaagaaccacatatgggtgtgatggctaGGTGTCCATAAACTATTGCTCATATACTAATATAAACTGGTATCAAACCCTAAGAAATAGAAAATGTCTATTAATTTGCAAAACTATAGACTCGCACAGAATTATACCACTCATAGGCAGTAAGAAATGAGCTGGAATAATAAAGGCAGCAATACGGTCATGGGCTGCTCACCATGGCTGCTCCTCTACCAGTCTGGTGGCTGCCCAACCAGGGCATGTTAATCGGAGTGCCAGGGCTGCTGTGAGTGTAGGGTGTTGTGCCATGCAAAGTGGTGAAGTCATCCCGGGTCTGGACCACCAAGAAGTCATCTCCTCTGAAACACAATGCAGGGCCAAATGAGAACTGAATAACATTATGTCTGCTTCCTTCCTGTTAACTGAAACAGCAATTTAAACAGATCATTACTGTGGTTCATGGTCAAATGAATCTGAAAACAAAGCATCCGCATTGATGATCAGGTAATAATGAGATCCAAATATAATTTCCTTCAGTCTCTGCCCAGTGAATGAAGCGGAAATAAGCTACACTATCACcgcattttattcatttatacctCATTCATATAAAGGGCTTTTGTGTAGCTAGTGAAAAGAAGATGGGACTCTTGTGACTGAGAAACATATGGTATATGCCTTGTTAGAAATATAATAGAAGCTGGTCAAAGGAAATACAGATCTAAACTAGCACCTTCATTCCTGCTGTGCGACTGCAAGCAAATTGTCAAAGGAAAGTTTCCCGCTATTTTGTCACCATGACAATTTTCCTGGACTTGAAATTGGTACGGTTTAGATTAACTTACTTCACTTCCATGTCTGCGTCATCATCAATCCATGTCAGTATCTGAGTGGCCAGGATGGAGGACACATCCAGCTCCTGGATGTCATGTGTGGACGCAATTACTAAGCAGTTACGGTTGGCCTGTGAAAGCATGACACATTTCATTACACATACGCCAAGTTTCGAGCTAAAACCAGAACTTTAATCTGAAAAGGCCAGTGCTTCTCTCACGCAGCTCTGCACCTTGTTAATGGCGAAGGCAGTGATGATGTCAGATTCCTTGTGGATGATGCGTGCTTTGCCTGCAGGGTAACCTAGATCTGCCTCAATCTGTGGGAAACACAGTCATCATATTCAAGCCTCATTGAGCCACTAACATTTGACTCCTGTCTACAGCAATTCTCACATTCCcgtaatatataacaaataacaGGACGGCTGATGTTATGTGAGCAACTGTTATTTTACTGTACATGGCTCTAAGGGACAAGAAAAAAGGGTGATTGTGAATTAGTACAGCTGTATACTGTTTCTCCAAAAATTGTAAAGTTTAGGGGATTTATTGTGTTGTGAAAACGGTTCAGAGAAAGATTTATCTTCATAAAACCTACACTAGGATTTTCTTTTGCATTCTAATGAGAATATGTGATGAATCAACATTGTTTAAACTACAGATAATGTATTTctgtcaaatgtaaaaaaaaaaaaaattaaaaaaaagactggtGTGTTTTTCGTGTTATTTAACTAACATCAGCTATTACATGGCCGCTTCTCAAATCAGAGATACTCAAAGTGATATTATTTTTGAACAGTAAATAGATCCCCTAGCCACAGAAGGGCATATTTTCCAATGTGTATTTCTAtctcacccagtgttcccaggataggccaGGAGAAAGTGGTtactactgaagatgaatgaatggatggatggatataaatatatttagtgtagtaaatataattaattagtGTAATAGTCATCCGTATATTAACATGTACAAAGAAGAACCAAGATGTGCAATGtataggtgtttttttttttttttcataacttGATCACCTACTGTGCTTTGGTCTATAATTATTTTAGCCAAACAGTATTctagttttaaaaatgtcaggcttttattcatcatttaaacATGCATGTAATAACTTAGTTATCCTGATCTTTAGAGAAAGGGAGATGCAATGCACCTTAAGACAGTAATAGGGTAAGAGGTAAAATCACAAGGTGCTTCATGAAATAAATGTGAAGCATGTATGCATACATGACAACATTAACCCACATGCACcacaaatctaaataaataaataaaaatgaagggaaaaaaaaaaaaaaagagagagagagagaaaagaaaaaaaattaagacactATAATAAGCAGTACCTGATTGACACCAGGCTCCTCCATCCCTGAATACCTCATGCTGTCAATGCAGTCCTCAACCGACTTAATTATTCAAAATTGTCACACATCAGACGAAGAAATGAAACGAAAACGTGCAAGTCAGTAGCTCACatcaaaaacatacaattagactgttaattaacaaaaaattaatTGCACAGAAGCAACAACAAATTACATGAACACTAACTGTCACAAAAATTCAGGCAAACCAACTGTAGAACACAACCAACATTTACGGCACCAAACTAGAAACATGTACAGCTCTTTTCCTTGAATATAAATGCATTCTTAAAACCATTCTAAGATTACTACTGCGCTGAAATCAAACGAAGTTGCTTCCACAGCTACAATATTCAGTGtacctccactaatattggcacccttggtaaatatgagcaaagaaggttgtgagaaattgtctttattgtttaacctttctatcttttgttaaaaaataaataaataaaaaataaaaaatactccgctctcaaggatatcaaacaattgcaaacaaaacacaggtctatcaaaataactaactaactaaataaataactacttTGTTGAATATAGCAATTTAAGACCAGaattttttcacagtcttcttgcctctaccaagggtgccaatattagtggtggGCGCTGTACACTACCAATTTCAATACTCTTGATGGCACAAATGCGAAACGgatgtaaatgaatgtgtacCTCTTTCTGATCCCGCTTTTTTGTAAAGATGTTGCGGATAAAAGTCTCCTGCACCTCTTCTTGTTTCACCAGGTACTGCCACAGTCTCTTAACagaaagtgcagaatgatgtcggGACCTAGATGATTAACGTGCACTGTCAATACAGTAACACTAATGCTCAACAGGTCGTATTATTGTCctgtttaaaaatctaaatatcattttaatcacAGTCCAGACTGTTGGTCATTTGATGACACTGGTACTGTGTGCGTGTTTGGGAAAGAATCCAGAATGTCTCATCATAGCTGACCTGAATGGGGTGTTAGAGGGTTCGAATAAGGCCTTGTGTCTGAGGAGTGCTGGTCCCGATGCCATGGTCCCATCAATTGGGTGTGTGGAGATGTATTTGGAAGGAGGCCCACCGAAAATCTCCAACCTCTTGAGTAACACCTGTTCCCAGCGCTGTAGTGTTTTCATCACAGAGTGGCACAGTGGGGAGCACACAGGTAGATCTAAAAGACACATACAAAATGAGCATATAACTACAGCACCAACAAAACAGTGAACAGCAGCACATAACACCCTAGATATGACTTGAGTTTTATCAGACAAACTCAAAGCAACAAATCTACTATATCTCAACCGTGGAATTCGGCTATCTTAAGGACTTCCAGAAGATTTCCAGGCATACGCTATACAGCCAAAACTCTGTGAacacccgaccatcacacccacatgtgctttctttttttatttttttataaacatgccATTCCAGATtcagtccccctttgctgttataataacctccattcttctgggaaggctttccactagattttggagcgtagcagtggggatttgctcactcagccacaagaacattagtgagatcagtcaCTGATGTCCGGTGATGCGGCCTGAGGCGCAGTCGGTATTCAAGTTAATCCCGAAagttttcagtggggttgaggtcgggGCTCTGTGCAcgtcacttgagttcttccactccagccttgGCAACCCACGTTTTCATGGCCGTCACTTTGTGTACATGGGCaccgtcatgctggaacaggtttgggtccctTAAATCccgtgaagggaaactgtaatgctgcaGTATACTGTACAAAGACATTCATagtataattgtgtgcttccaattttgcaGCAACAgttacagcacatgtcttttaAGTAACGTTAGTAATTATGACAGATTCACACAGGATAAGTGCTCTCTGTATAAACCACAGAAACAGGAGTGCCTTCATGATGTACACATAACTGTTACACTAAAAATGTATCCATACTCCTCATTTTAAATCCAtactcattttaatacaaactggGTTGTTTTTTATCTATATTAAAAGTGCTTGTTGGTGGGCTTGTAGTCACACAAGTTGTGCTTGATCGTTAGTAGATCACATAAAGGTTCATGCATGGGCTCACAACATGTACTTTTGAGTCATGTACTCTTTTAGAAGCTCAATAACTTACCAAAAACACCCTGAGGCACTCCCTTTGAAAGtatatctatattttattgttctatGTTTTAAACTCAGCCAACGTTTATTCCATTTTGGTTTCTGCAGGagatgatacaaaaaaaattgagcGCGGAGTGTCTTTAGTGAGTAAGGCTCTCGTTTTTACCCAAGAGGTCATAACCAGCCATGGGATAGAAGGATTTCAAGTTGACCAGCACCAGCTGCACCATGGCCAAGCGCATCAAACACCAGCTAAAAACAGAGGAATTTAGCATTTAATCATACTGCCAGAAAAACACAgcataatcacaaaaaaagacaagctATACAATAGCCCTGCATACCTATACGAGTTGTTATTGGAATGTTCTTGAAGGGGAGAATTGGAGTCAAATTCATCTCCAAaagcatcatcatcttcttcttcctcgtcACTCCCCTGGCTTTCCTCTGAATCGTATTCGACTCCGCTTACAGAAGGTGGCAGGAAAGGCTGTGGGAGTCATGTGAATGTGGAATATGTCAGGCTTAATAACAAGTGAAAACACAGAGATGATTGGACAGAACGTTATTTGTCTTGTACCTTTGCGATAAAGTAGTCCCAGATGCTGAGCTCAGGAGGCACAAAGCGTTCTTTAAAAATTGATGCTTCCTGCTCTACTATAGGGCTGGGGCTGACAGGATTGTCTGGTACCTCCCTGGAGCTGCTTCTGGAAGAATGCAGCCTGAAACGCTTCTGCTTAAATTCCTGGTCCTCCATCGGGGCTGGAGCTGACACAcatagcaaagtgtcattaGAAAATATAGTACGCTTGCTTACTAGAcaagtgtgtttatattgtcaATAAGTACAGTAGACCAATGTTGACATGCCCTAATAGCTactgaataatacatttaatttctACAGACATAAACACTGCACGGGCCAGCATCTTCTGCTGCCAAAGAAACAGCAATTCTCATCTTTATAAAGCACTAACCCGATGATGGGCTGGATTTTCCAGCTACAGGAAGGCGAGCCCCCCCACCAAACACAGCCACCCACAGCTTGTTGTTGAGCGGATGAGCCACAATGTGGAAGAGCTCGTTGCTCGAGTGTGTGGCCAGGCCGTGCACAAACAAGCTGAAGAAGACGGCTGTGAGGATCTCACACAGAAGCACACCCACACCTGGCTGGTTCTCCTCTGCTGCTGCACCCAAGAGACGGACCAAGGTACTGACACCTGcagcacaaataataataaaaacagtaaaaaaaaaaataaaataaaaaatcgccACATAGCTATCTGTGCAGCTCAGACAGAACACTCTCTGTTCATGGATACAGAGGTCAGCTGGTTGTATAGAGTAAGAGAGTTAATGTTGGCCATAAGCTATTATCAGCTCAGTATACTGCTAAAAGTACTTTCAAATTTCAATTATAAATGGTGTGGTAATACAGAATATACAACACATTTATAATTGATTTGTGATGTACATTGGTTAAATTCTTTAACATGTTCgttattataaataaactttGAGATTTTAAAAACTCAAAATGAAACTCAAATTAAATAACATGATgaaattaaataacaataaccacagcagcagcagcaataataataatagaaaagaaTAATATATGGTTAGAGTCTACCTGGCCACTTTGCTGGAGAGGTGTTAGGAATGACAGCTTCATCCATACTGAGATTTCGCACAGGGTGCTGATGGGAAAGCAGGATGCTCTCGTAGACAGTGCCTGTGAACTGGTTGATATGACTGTCGAGAGGAAACATTATAGATGTATAGCTTAAACAGTAATATAAAGGTCTCCTAGATATTTTgcccaaaatatatatatcatgctattttgtcttttattaattaatgtaagAGTACATACAGTCacatagaaaaaaataataaaataagtacacccaatggaaggtttttttttttgtgttttttatatatttggacaagcaaacatttgatgacatttaaaaaaaaaaacagatcagtcacaaggaaaaagtaagtatacccctacatttatcacaccttcaaatccacaAAATTAGAAttaggtgttcaagattgggttcCAGtaattagaacctgcttagggagtgcaggtggaaccttatttatacctctctcatatctagtgtctgctgttccctttgttattgaggagtgtggtgtcatcatgtaAAACTGTCTTTGAAGTCGATGACTGATAGGCACGTTTATACACactatctttttaaaaaaaaaaaaaaaaaaaagaactcagCATGAGCATGCTTGACAAAGTTCTCATATAACCTTTTCCAATTTTTTGTGGAACACAATGGGTGCTCTATAGCAGGGTTCAACCCACCTGTAACTGTGTCCGTCACAAAGGCACTGGTAGATGCAGGCGGACAGAGAAGCTGCCAGTGTGTGCATCACGTAGATCTGTATGCAAAGCAGATGTTGGATTAGAAGCGAGAGAAAGAACAGGCAGTGAAACAATAAAAGATACAACAAGAAGCTCATTTCTTTATCTACAAAAAACTTTTCTCCATTTGGAAACAACCAAAGTAGAAATTTGTTCCAACAAATAATAAACGTGTTCAAGACTTTAGACATTACTCGAAATTGGGAATTAGGCTAGATATACCTCTGCAGTCTCTGAAAATGTAAACGTCATTACAGGGTAAATGCAGGCATCAGCACatcaaatttaatactttttaaaaaccataatcAAGACATTTGCAAAATAATTTAACACCTGCACTTCACTTCAATCATGCTCCAcaatacatcagctataatggattgtgttcatgcatatacatccatttctgggtttaagtaaactatagcagggtaaacttctatagaGGTCAATGGGACACCagagcaaatatcctttttgcattaccatttgctcaaacagtgaaagaaaaaaaaatccagtatttccttcccatgactttccaagagagggAAAAATATAGAGAGAAGGATTACGGCAGTCAcaagagaaaaagatgtcaaatttaccatctctccctcagcagctgtattagaaaccccctcgCAGCAGTGTAGTGTTTACtagtttttttgtaatttaatgccatggtaatgtaacaagtagtgttataaatgtacatacatttttgtaaagaagaaaatatattaaaaaaaacctttgctattttgtactattactattgcactgaataatacatttttatttaaggtacaaatagtaattataacaatagtaatatatttctgacttaattcacttttatgtgtTAGATCTTTTATTTTGGCGGAAACACACAGGAAGAGCTCCTTTTAGTTGgcaacagtttttaaaattcaccaatcaggtgaaatgtTGCAAAGCtctgcccacaaaaatgtttgagattacgcTAACGAATAACCAAAGTGAATCTGGTGCATGCCGTATCTAAATGCAGGTTATAAGtgactcaaactcacagcacagacagagatgacGTTGGTGTGGAGCGGCAGTTACTGTGGATTGAGCTgctctaaaacactgatgagccgcacacacactctgagtgcaACACAGTCACATGGGTTTACCATCTCAAACAGCAACCAGCCAAAAATAACATCTAAATCTTCTTTAGGGTGTCGGTTCAGTTGCattttaagacctttgaaacgtgaatttaagacattttaatgctaattaaggccttctttttacattaaggaatttaaaaacattttatgattttttaacgACCCGCGGACACCCTGTCATTAACACATAACTAATGTGTCATCCTCTGGAAATCCGCCATACCTCATTGTTAACGACATCAGGGTGAGGAGGAGAGTCCAGGGCATTAATGGTGTGCAGTATGTCATGTGTCAGGTTGGTCAGGTGAACTATAGGATTGGCCACCACAGTTTTGGAGCTTGCAGTGCAGGCCAGCAGCAGAGGAACTGATGCTTGCTGCTGAACAGCAACCTGAAAACTGTCATCctaacacaaacaaaagcagatTAATTCATCAAAAAGAGAACTTGTgccaaataatatattaaaatgcacatttaattcatattcaaataacAACATATAACTCAAACGATCTTCTGTCACAGTTAGGAGACAGGAACAGAATTGGGATTAAACAAAGGAGGCGACCAATTCCTGTGACAGCCCTTTGCTGTGTTTACTCAGACAGATCTTGTGTCTGTTTGAAGATCTGCAGAAAGGAGGACAGTCTCCTCAGAGCCCTGTGCTTCAGCTCCATCTGTCAGTCAGTGCTTGGAATGTCATTTGCAGcagttttttttcctaatgCTGCAATTATTTTTAGCTGATGTTTCCAAAACAAATCAAGACCATTTAACTACATTTTGGTCTATTGTTCTGTACCTTTCACAGTACAATAAACCCGTTAAGCTCTTGCTTAGCTATACCTTCCTTTTTTAACAAACTTAATATACAgctacttatttattattagtgttcCAGATTTCACCATTAACAAAAAAGGTTGAGTTTTAGAGCTAATTTGTCAGCATTTGTATCATGATGCAAGTTACCTGTTGGGATTCCTGTAGAAGCAGAATGAGCTCCATCCTGACTGAAGCCAACCCTCCTCCATGGGAACCATGCAGGCCACAGTAGCTTAGGAAAATGCGTAGCAGAGGCTGGTTTCTCTGGAGCCACAGTCTGCGCCTGTGTTGCACCTCTCTGACTTGCTCTGCAGTCCCTTGGTACTCTTGCTCATCTCCAGAGGTACCACTGACTTGGCCAAGCTCAACCGAGATGCCCCCAGCCACCTGCTGAAGGCAGGGGTTGTACCCGCAACACTTCTGAAGGGCCACCACCTcacgctccagccagtggcacaGTTGGTGGCGCAGCTTTCCACCATCCAGCTCATAACCTGTGGAGAGAGTCCGCAGCTCGGCAGTCAGCATCTTCAAGCAAGAAATGAACTTGAACCGAGCAGCAAAGATGTCCTCGAAAAGGAAGGGAGAGTTGTCTACAGTGACATCCGTAGACATGGAGGTAGAGTCAGGAGCATCGCAAAGGACAGCAGAGCTCTCAGGTTTGATTTTCTTCATCGCTAGGCCAGCTTCTTCATCCTCAGATTCTTCTTTGTCACTATCCCACTTCAGCTCCAAAGGCTCATCTTGCAAAGTCATGGAAAGCTGACTCCAGTCAAAGCTCAAAACAGAGTCTGAGTGGCTGTGGTCTTCTTGTGGAGAAGATAAGGTATCCAAGACAGATCCAAAGCCATTCAACGTAGGTTGGGACCAGTCAAGGGTAGAGGCCTGGTCTTTCCCACTTTCACGGTCTGGATTGTCAGGACCACTAAATGTTGGTGAGGGCTTGTCTTGGTTGTGTAGCATCTTAGATTTCTTAATAACTTTGGGCATTTTGGAGAGGATTTCTAGAGCCAACATAGGGCAGCCAGCTTGTAAGTGAGCATTAGCAGTAGTGAAGAACAGTCTCCTTTCTACGAGACTAATGGAGTCAGCCATGCTGCCTTGTCCGGTCAGCCCAACTTTAGCTTTATCTGAGGATCCAAAATGGCGCCGAAGGAGCAGTGGATGTGTTTTGAGGTAGGTGTAGAAGTTGAAAACCTCTGGATTGCAAGGAGATGATTCTGTGGTCCCTGaaagaacaacaaaataaaCTGTAAGAGAAACTAGTaagcaaaatattttctatgttAAAATATCAAATTACACTGGGTGGATACATAGCATCACTTCCTACCTTGGTGTAAAGCATCAACATTTGGGGTGGGTTGCTCAAGCAAAGTATCCAATGCTCGGCTGTAATCATCTAGAACCCAATATGCCATACTACGTAGAAACGGATCCTGGTGCATTGGAATCTGGTGGTCGTGACCCAGCACATACCTCTGTAGAACCTTTTTATAAGTGGAGGATGTCTCAAACTCAGACTCATATAACCTGCTGATCACCAAGGCCAACTGCAGGTCCTGCATCTTCTCCAGGCAAACctaaatgtatatatgtttagTCAGAATTATCATTCATAaaactaatatataataaaatggtAAATAGTATAGACAAGGACGTACAAGTAGAAATTTATTCTATTTAATTTGCCTGATTCCTCTTTGGAATTAAAGCAGGAAGCATTTTATTTGGTCGAGCTTAAAAGACACGTTTGATTTGAGCATTTGGGCTTTTGCTTAACTTCTCCAAACTTGTACATTTGCAAAGAGCTGCAACAAAGGAAAAACATTCCTAAGGACAGTTACCTCAACAGCATCTCTGAGGGAACCCGCCAACAGAAAGAAGGCTGCCGAGTGCTGAAACCTCTGCTTTCCAAGCAGAGAGAATGCGTTCTTCAATGCAGCCTTCCTCCATCGGTCCTCATTAAAGTTGTTACTGAAGAAAGCAGTCATCTTCACGTTCTTGTGGGACCTTCACGTGACAGAATTTCCTAGTTAAACCCGGCCAGCAGAGAGTTGCTGTTAATCCGCAAAGCTCACAAAATGTAAGACGAAAAAGTTCATACCTGTACAGTCCCCAGACCACAGCTTTCTTCTTCATAGCCAAATAAAACAGGGCTGCATCCAGAGGATCATTGCTCTTTTGGAAAGAGGCCTTTGCTACCTGGTAAGAGTGATGGTAGCATGAATAATTGACTAGCAGaagcaaaaaggaaaaaaataatacctCATACCGCTACAATGCAAATTATGCACATTAAAATGGCCTAATATGCAAATAGGTACATTACTCTCTAAAAATTCTATAatcaaaatatgttttaatatatactgtttttttttttttttttttagcaaagttTAGACATTTTTGCCTGTACCAACCTTTTCAATGCATCTGCGAAGCTTATTGGTGCTCCTTAGCCACCAGCCTACACCCATGGCTTTCAGTTCAGGCCAGGTGGGTTCTCCTTTCTGCATGCAGGGCAGCATGTTGAGCAGTTCCTCCTCAGCTTCAGAGTGAAATGCCCAGATGTAGTGACATGTAGACAGTCCTGCAGGCCAGGAACCAGAATTAAAGCCCCAAGTCCTCAAGCACCaagaagaataacaacaaaCTGACAGCATAGCCAGCTTTCAAGaattcaatcaaatcaaagcaAAAGATAAACACCTAAAAGATTTATCTTCAGTCATAAAAGCCCGTACGTCTATTTGGGGAATGAGGCGAGATGACATTTACAATACTGATACTGGTGCTTTGTAAATGTACCTTGGCAGAGGAGCTGTGCACGATGCATTGGAGGTAATGATGTCAGAAGAAAAGTGTGCAAACGAACAGCAAGCAGGAACTTCAAGCCACATTCATCCAGTGTCTCTCCACCTAAATTTGGTTATCACATTTAGTTAAGAATCTACATCATCAAAAGAGCTAGTCATAGAGAAGCAGATAAGTAAACAAAATATACTGATCTTGACCTTTTCCCTGACTCTCCCTGATGTCTGTGCTGGTTGAGGCAACGGTATCAGCCAAGGCCATAAGTGACATCTGCTCCATTCGCGTGAGCCCAGGTAAGCTAGAGTGAAGCAGGTGGCTTGACAAAACCTGGGCATGCTCTGGGCCAAAGAAAGTAGGACTGTATTTTGAAAGATCAATGACCTTAGCTTTAGAGTCCTCCTCTTCACCATCTAAGAGATCCATGTCATCCAAGCTCACAGGGCTGGTCTGGAAAAGCTCATCGTAGGTGTCTGCTCTGCTGGAACCATGGCCGCTGTCCCCACTAACACTGGATGTTTTGACTTTAGCACAGGAGGCTGTATCATCATCTGCGGCAAGCAGAGCATACAGGGGCAACGGTGGGATGGAGTCGATCTCTGTGTAGTCTGAGCTTTCAGTTTTGTTAAACATTTTGGGATCCCTGGAAGTAATGCCACTAGCACTAATAGTGAGGGATCGTAAACGACGTTCCTGGTTGACACTGGTGTCCTTCAAAGTCACAATCTCTCCAGCGATGCACTTAACCAGATGGGACAAAATAGCTTTGGCCCGTCGTACCTTGCCTAGGGCCATTAGTTCCAAAAGCTGCACTGGATGATACTGGGGGAGGGTAGGAAACAAGTGGTGTGCTGCCTCAAATAAGCCATAGTCTTCCATTTCAGCAGGAAGGTCATACATCGTCCTCTTACCGCTAAGCTTCTGAGCCAAACTGGTCATCGACCTGGTAAGAGTCTTTTTAGAATATTGGAGACTTAGTCCCTCTTGCTTTAGAGCTGTGCTAAGTGAGCTCATGCTGCCACCATTTGCATCACCTACAGTCAGTGCTGATTTGGCTAATGCTGCAGGC from Ictalurus furcatus strain D&B chromosome 5, Billie_1.0, whole genome shotgun sequence includes these protein-coding regions:
- the dmxl1 gene encoding dmX-like protein 1 isoform X1; translated protein: MNLHQVLTGAVNPGDNCFSVGSINNMPFTAYASGCDIVILGSDFERLQIIPGAKHGNIQVACVDCSQQGQIAASYGNIVCIFEPVLMSPKEKMLMKLNYHWQKTGQFVLQSIAHNIAWSPTGSSLLTGSSCLQLWSSVNFCAGAEEEMGSDPLSSWRCIWLCKTASPVHLIKFSPDGEFFATAGQDDCLVKVWYSTSKWQSDATKLFTPPELNSQGKPDFSFIYLAHPRSVTGFSWRKTSKYTPRGAVCSVLLTCCKDSVCRLWAETLLPSDCLLSGLRQNHSSSTNDAVKSSNIKKAHYNNKGQNRNLPEMSLAELNRGPVRGMAHARPLPQQQNKHYTHRATIAHTNALCHFHIAASINPATDIPLLPSISSLSGSDDEEPGGPFNVHWLNNKELHLTLTMEVFLQQFRSSLEHQKPPQASQADDDYDEEGNTISPESKKGETRFKDGASIPLPKAAVNHQVEVLLNDWNRAADMLFSIHPMDGSLLVWHVDWLDEYQPGMFRQAQVSFASRIPVAFPTGDAISLSRSIVMYACNKNVDLAIQHGRQHPQGLQRSSSVLIGLGQGKQCPNGLRLSIFTPNVLMISKHSDGSLNQWSVSFAEGSAFSTVLSVSHKSRYCGHRFHLNDLACHSVLPLLLTTSHHNAKVCNPIAYSGPGPVSSGKRNRSSLGTVSQDPNAIYSELILWRVDPVGPLSFSGGVSELARINSLHASAFSNVAWLPTLIPSNCLGVYGNSPSACFVASDGHSLRLYQAVIEAKKLLSELSNPEISKHVGEVFNIISQQSTAKPGCIIELDAITDFQGKETQLLHVFEEDLILGNEKDDCSQELQPDENTSGLSLFWARFFLVVIEFTQSRRSILHMWHLQLAAAPVTMGGTSTPADEDPVSSSFISNLQNDSPSPHKSPLSRSNLRSACRLTLAKERVFSQELTLPEGVEVISATPAAGHLSSSSLQPTGRAPYLLATSCTDGTVRFWSCRVVSANDKTLDASPYIWEEWPLLVEEDLTNSSAVNIPDKPVGISCCHTSRVAVAYRESKPSRLAKKPIIHVSIFQCESTGGSQWILEQTLELDVSNSLTNNGSDKHLRVPSFQDGLVSTGDCLHSSGKTLVHLDWVSREDGSHILTVGLGSKLYMYGLLSGKPPELGLSDNSREHCSSRLVLLRVVDLVSSVEGSLPIPVSLSWVRDGILVVGMDCEMHVYSQWQPAALAKSALTVGDANGGSMSSLSTALKQEGLSLQYSKKTLTRSMTSLAQKLSGKRTMYDLPAEMEDYGLFEAAHHLFPTLPQYHPVQLLELMALGKVRRAKAILSHLVKCIAGEIVTLKDTSVNQERRLRSLTISASGITSRDPKMFNKTESSDYTEIDSIPPLPLYALLAADDDTASCAKVKTSSVSGDSGHGSSRADTYDELFQTSPVSLDDMDLLDGEEEDSKAKVIDLSKYSPTFFGPEHAQVLSSHLLHSSLPGLTRMEQMSLMALADTVASTSTDIRESQGKGGETLDECGLKFLLAVRLHTFLLTSLPPMHRAQLLCQGLSTCHYIWAFHSEAEEELLNMLPCMQKGEPTWPELKAMGVGWWLRSTNKLRRCIEKVAKASFQKSNDPLDAALFYLAMKKKAVVWGLYRSHKNVKMTAFFSNNFNEDRWRKAALKNAFSLLGKQRFQHSAAFFLLAGSLRDAVEVCLEKMQDLQLALVISRLYESEFETSSTYKKVLQRYVLGHDHQIPMHQDPFLRSMAYWVLDDYSRALDTLLEQPTPNVDALHQGTTESSPCNPEVFNFYTYLKTHPLLLRRHFGSSDKAKVGLTGQGSMADSISLVERRLFFTTANAHLQAGCPMLALEILSKMPKVIKKSKMLHNQDKPSPTFSGPDNPDRESGKDQASTLDWSQPTLNGFGSVLDTLSSPQEDHSHSDSVLSFDWSQLSMTLQDEPLELKWDSDKEESEDEEAGLAMKKIKPESSAVLCDAPDSTSMSTDVTVDNSPFLFEDIFAARFKFISCLKMLTAELRTLSTGYELDGGKLRHQLCHWLEREVVALQKCCGYNPCLQQVAGGISVELGQVSGTSGDEQEYQGTAEQVREVQHRRRLWLQRNQPLLRIFLSYCGLHGSHGGGLASVRMELILLLQESQQDDSFQVAVQQQASVPLLLACTASSKTVVANPIVHLTNLTHDILHTINALDSPPHPDVVNNEIYVMHTLAASLSACIYQCLCDGHSYSHINQFTGTVYESILLSHQHPVRNLSMDEAVIPNTSPAKWPGVSTLVRLLGAAAEENQPGVGVLLCEILTAVFFSLFVHGLATHSSNELFHIVAHPLNNKLWVAVFGGGARLPVAGKSSPSSAPAPMEDQEFKQKRFRLHSSRSSSREVPDNPVSPSPIVEQEASIFKERFVPPELSIWDYFIAKPFLPPSVSGVEYDSEESQGSDEEEEDDDAFGDEFDSNSPLQEHSNNNSYSWCLMRLAMVQLVLVNLKSFYPMAGYDLLDLPVCSPLCHSVMKTLQRWEQVLLKRLEIFGGPPSKYISTHPIDGTMASGPALLRHKALFEPSNTPFRSRHHSALSVKRLWQYLVKQEEVQETFIRNIFTKKRDQKESVEDCIDSMRYSGMEEPGVNQIEADLGYPAGKARIIHKESDIITAFAINKANRNCLVIASTHDIQELDVSSILATQILTWIDDDADMEVKGDDFLVVQTRDDFTTLHGTTPYTHSSPGTPINMPWLGSHQTGRGAAMLIKRNINNVRRMTSHPTLPYYLTGAQDGSVRMFEWGHSQQIICFRSPGNSRVMRIRFNYQGNKFGIVDADGALSLWQTNTSGNTPKPYLTLQCHNKTAHDFVFVSSSSLIATAGLSTDNRNVCLWDTLVLPSNSLVHGFSCHESGATVLALAPKQQLLLSGGRKGWISVLDLTLKLQRQSFQAHDSAVKALAVDATEGCFISGSAEGNIKVWNMLTQCLLHTFPNEHARQSIFRNLGTGVMQIETAPGNHIFSCGADGTMKMRVLPDHVSSYTNNVKNDVKFII